One window from the genome of Sphaerotilus microaerophilus encodes:
- a CDS encoding sensor histidine kinase, translating to MRLAVLVPLPPSRRPRLARWCSGWASTSVLALALVLALAGVLTRSAQAAPVGPPILALSTVEAYSPRALLPFLGSHVDHGARWRIDDARAQPQAFQLLEEVFSGGYRRDRAFWFRLQLDASDSTTLIWWLRLHSAYLDDVQLWHFGPDGRLIGGLRRAGDLVELQGAQELPAPTFALDLTAPGVHEVYLRVHTASSALIPVSLMGQPAAERSLPQELLLISMLLGASFIMFAVACGAAVWLRDRLYVLYAVFVLANSLTWVGISGFAHLLWFDLQPPWSDRMTASAIALSASVGPYLYVRLLALADLSRRAFRLSQAGALLLAAAAILPWLGWNSHWTPWVLVLLTALQVLVVIIVFRQWPRMAAGERMLALPVLCLALLTTVNTLLTFGVVKPSGLALAAGPFAHVMHLTVLIWFLFRQTRAARHAATESEKRALAAELRQRLEAEAREDNANLIAMLAHEIRTPVAVIDAALQSLQMLDEQPTPERALRHDRIGRALNRLTQLVDLAMARDRLDVAQWSESQLPTDLVAMTHEALDSLGPVAQSRVQVHAPEDLPKLRADARMLRYALLNLVDNALKYSPPDCPVVVDMAVASDAAGTPGLRWCVRDQGIGIREVDAERVFDKYFRAGETAQIAGMGLGLYLVRQIVSRHRGTVRVLPVHDQRGACIECWLPLGASSPR from the coding sequence ATGCGTCTTGCCGTCCTTGTTCCGTTGCCTCCGTCTCGACGCCCCAGGCTGGCCCGTTGGTGCTCCGGCTGGGCGTCGACATCGGTGCTGGCGCTGGCGTTGGTGCTCGCGCTAGCGGGTGTCCTGACCCGGTCGGCCCAGGCGGCCCCGGTCGGCCCGCCCATCCTGGCGTTGTCGACTGTCGAGGCGTACTCGCCCAGGGCCCTGCTGCCCTTTCTGGGCAGCCACGTGGACCATGGCGCCCGATGGCGCATTGATGACGCCCGGGCACAGCCGCAGGCCTTCCAGCTGCTGGAGGAGGTCTTCTCGGGGGGCTACCGGCGTGACCGGGCGTTCTGGTTCCGGCTGCAGCTGGATGCATCGGACTCCACCACGCTCATCTGGTGGCTGCGCCTGCACAGTGCCTACCTGGATGACGTTCAGCTGTGGCATTTCGGGCCGGACGGGCGGTTGATCGGTGGGCTTCGGCGCGCGGGTGACCTGGTCGAGCTCCAGGGCGCCCAGGAACTGCCGGCTCCCACCTTTGCGCTGGACCTCACCGCACCGGGCGTGCACGAGGTCTACCTGCGTGTGCACACGGCATCGTCGGCATTGATCCCCGTGTCCCTGATGGGCCAGCCCGCGGCAGAGCGCAGCCTGCCGCAGGAGCTGCTGCTGATCAGCATGCTGCTGGGGGCATCGTTCATCATGTTCGCGGTGGCTTGTGGTGCCGCGGTCTGGTTGCGCGACCGGCTGTATGTGCTCTACGCCGTCTTCGTGCTGGCCAACTCGCTGACCTGGGTCGGCATTTCCGGCTTTGCGCACCTGCTCTGGTTCGACCTGCAGCCGCCCTGGTCGGACCGCATGACCGCCAGCGCGATCGCCCTGTCGGCGTCCGTCGGCCCTTACCTGTATGTCCGGTTGCTGGCTCTCGCGGATCTTTCGCGGCGCGCCTTCCGGTTGTCGCAGGCGGGCGCACTCTTGCTTGCCGCTGCAGCCATACTCCCGTGGCTGGGCTGGAACAGCCACTGGACGCCCTGGGTCCTGGTCCTGCTCACGGCGTTGCAGGTCCTGGTCGTCATCATCGTGTTCCGGCAATGGCCACGCATGGCGGCAGGGGAGCGCATGCTGGCGCTGCCGGTGCTGTGCCTGGCGCTGCTGACCACTGTGAACACCCTCCTCACCTTCGGGGTGGTCAAACCGTCCGGCCTGGCGCTGGCGGCGGGCCCGTTCGCCCATGTGATGCACCTGACCGTCCTGATCTGGTTCCTGTTCCGCCAGACGCGGGCGGCCCGCCATGCCGCCACCGAGTCGGAAAAGCGGGCGCTGGCGGCTGAACTGCGGCAGCGGCTGGAGGCCGAGGCGCGGGAGGACAACGCCAACCTGATCGCGATGCTGGCGCATGAGATCCGCACCCCGGTGGCGGTGATCGACGCCGCGCTGCAGTCCCTGCAGATGCTCGACGAGCAGCCCACGCCCGAACGGGCCCTGCGACACGACCGCATCGGCCGGGCGCTGAACCGCCTGACGCAACTGGTGGATCTGGCGATGGCTCGGGACCGGCTCGACGTGGCGCAGTGGAGCGAGTCCCAGTTGCCGACCGACCTTGTGGCGATGACCCACGAGGCGTTGGATTCTCTGGGGCCTGTTGCCCAGTCACGGGTGCAGGTCCATGCGCCCGAGGACCTCCCGAAGCTGCGAGCGGACGCTCGGATGCTGCGCTATGCCTTGTTGAACCTCGTCGACAACGCGCTCAAGTACTCGCCGCCGGACTGCCCGGTGGTCGTGGACATGGCCGTCGCGTCGGATGCCGCAGGCACGCCTGGCCTGCGGTGGTGTGTGCGTGACCAGGGCATCGGCATCCGTGAAGTCGACGCAGAGCGGGTGTTCGACAAGTACTTCCGTGCAGGTGAGACGGCCCAGATCGCCGGCATGGGCCTGGGCCTGTACCTCGTGCGCCAGATCGTGTCACGCCACCGCGGCACCGTGCGCGTCCTGCCTGTCCATGACCAGCGGGGGGCCTGCATCGAGTGCTGGCTGCCGCTCGGTGCATCCTCGCCGCGCTGA
- a CDS encoding response regulator transcription factor, producing MTTPIRIALVEDNADLRDELTFHLRRLGHEVAGFADSSQLDAWLRDNLPDVLVLDVGLPGESGLAIAARLRADHPALGIVMLTARGEVDDRVAGFDSGADIYLVKPADLRELSVVVESLYRRAHRLVRPARQDYWQLDGQTLELLAPGGEKVLLTSTEFKLMRVLAESAPEGVKRAQLVEALGYRDHDFDHRRLETAMSRLRKKLEHRAGEAPPLRSVRSVGYAFVATIRIWTP from the coding sequence ATGACCACCCCGATCCGCATCGCCCTGGTTGAAGACAACGCCGACCTGCGTGATGAACTGACCTTCCACTTGCGTCGGCTGGGGCATGAGGTGGCCGGCTTTGCGGACAGCTCCCAGCTGGACGCCTGGTTGCGCGACAACTTGCCTGACGTGCTGGTGCTGGACGTGGGCCTGCCTGGCGAAAGCGGGCTGGCGATCGCCGCGCGACTGCGGGCCGACCATCCGGCGCTGGGCATCGTGATGCTCACGGCCCGTGGCGAAGTCGACGACCGCGTGGCCGGCTTCGACAGCGGGGCGGACATCTACCTTGTCAAGCCGGCTGATCTGCGCGAGTTGTCGGTCGTGGTGGAAAGCCTGTACCGCCGCGCCCACCGCCTGGTTCGTCCCGCACGCCAGGATTACTGGCAGCTGGATGGGCAGACCCTGGAATTGTTGGCACCCGGCGGAGAAAAGGTGCTTCTCACGTCCACCGAGTTCAAGTTGATGCGGGTGCTGGCCGAAAGCGCTCCTGAAGGGGTGAAGCGGGCGCAACTGGTCGAGGCACTCGGGTACCGGGACCACGACTTCGACCACCGTCGCCTGGAAACGGCGATGAGCCGACTGCGCAAGAAGCTGGAGCACCGTGCGGGTGAAGCGCCACCGCTGCGCAGCGTGCGAAGTGTGGGTTATGCCTTCGTGGCGACGATTCGCATCTGGACCCCTTGA